CTTCTCAGGAACGTCCCGGTTCTGATGACCGCGTGGGTGTTCGCACTCGCCTTGGCGGGTGTCCTTCACCCCCGGACCGCGGCCGCCGCCGACCTGTTCCTCGCCGACGAGCCGGAAGTCTACGCGGCGATCGACAAGCTGGCCGCCTCCGGGTACCTGCCCGGCCTCCTCCTCAACACCCGCCCCTACACGATGGCGGCGGTCCGGGCTGCAACGGGCGAAGCCTCCCGGTCGGCCTGGCTGGAAGGGATCGACGCCGAACTGATCCGGTGGCTCTCCTTGTACGCCGCCCCGACCGAGTCGGCGCGCCTGACCGTTGCCGGGGGCCATGCCGACTCCCGGTTCACCCCGTGGAACCACGAGGGGATCCCGGTCCCCGCCGGGTGGAGCGGGCAGGCCTACTTCTTCGCCCGCGAGGAGAAGGCCCCCTTCTTCAGCGGGCAGCTTCGGGCCGCCTCCTTCTTCGGCGAAGGGGGGGACGACGGCAACCGCCTGCTCGACGCCTCCCTTTCCGCCGGCTACCCCTGGCTGACGGTCCAGGCCGGGAAGATCTCGGCCTGGTACGGCCCGGGCCGCCGCGGGGCGCTCCTCTTCACGAACAACGCGCAACCCTACCCCGGCGTCCGGATCCACAACCCGGTCCCGATCCGGCCCACCGGGCGCCTGGCCTTCCTCGGCAGCTTCCAGTACGACTTCTTCGCCGCCCGGATGGAAAAGAAGCCGCTCCACTCCCACTCCATCCTCACCGGGACCCGCCTGGCCCTCCAGCCGCGCCCCTGGATCGAGCTGGGCCTCTCCCGCGTCCTGCATTACGGCGGGGACGACCGCGACAACGGGATCTCCGAGTTTTTCGACACCTACCTGGGCGACAACGAGCCCTCCGACCGGAGCAACACGCTGGGGGGATGGGACGTCACCCTCACCCTTCCTTTCCCCTCCCAGCCGGTACAGATCTACATGGAGCGCGGGGCGGAGGACAGCAGCCACTGGGGGCGGATCTTTTTCCCCTGGGACGACCGGTTCGCGAACCTCTACGGGCTCTACCTGCCCCGCATCCTTTCCCTCGACCGCCTCGACCTGCGCGCCGAGTATGCCGATACCTGGAGCGGGGAGAACAAGGGCGACAACTGGTACGGCCACTCCGCCTACCCCCACACCTACCGCGGAGACATTCTCGGCCACCCGATGGGAGGGAGCGCGAGGAACTGGTCAGTCCAGTCGCGCTACTGGTTCCTCCCGACCGCCTGGGGAACGCTCTCCTGGGAGCGGGTTCTGCGCGACGGCGGCCCCTCCGCGGGGGAGCGCCGGACGCTGTGGTCCGCCGGGTTGAGCGGCTGGCTCACGGAGAAGTGGCGGGCCGAGGCCTCCGCCGTCATCGACCGCGTCTCCACGAAAGGCGGGCTCCCCGGCCCCTCCGGCACCGACTTCTCCGCCCGGCTCCAGCTTTCGTACCAGGTGACCACGCTGACCCCCTGGATCCTCGGAGAGCGGTGAACCCACGGAACGCCGTCTTGACGCAAGGGAACGGGATAGGAAATGTCAGGGAAGAATATTGGTACTCCTTCGAAGGAGGTATAAAGGTTTGCCCCAACCGCCCGGAAGCCGAAATTCATGACCCGGGACGGATCTGCCGGGACGGATGGGGCGGGACGGATTGACGAAAACCGGCGTGAGGCATAAAATGACTCATCATGGTTCGGGAGGTGAGTCATGAAGCAGATCACGATCCGGATCTCCGACCCCGAGCTGGAGGAGGCCCTGGTCCGGAAGGCGAAGGAGTCGGGGAAATCGTTGAACAAGGTGGTCCTCGAGCTTGTCCGGGCCGGCGCCGGCAGCCCTGGCGGGGGAAAGAAGAGGACGCCCCGCGGCGCATCCCTTGCGGAGCTTGCGGGAGGCTGGACGGCTCAGGAAGCAAAAGAGTTCGAAGAGGCCATCCGGATCTTCGAAGAGATCGACGAAGAGATGTGGAAGTGAAGCTCCTTATCGACACCAACGTGTACGCGCTCTACCGGATGGAGCACGCCCCGACCGTCGCAAGAATCGCCGCCTCCGACTCGGTCCTGGTCTCGCCCGTGGTCCTCGGGGAGATCCTGTTCGGGTTCCGCAACGGTACGCGCTTCGACCACAACATGTCGCTGCTGGCCCGGTTCCTCGAACACGAGGCGGTCGAGGTGGTCCCCATGGGCGACCTGACCGCCGACCGCTACTCCAGGATCGCGCTCCAGCTCCGGCGCCAGGGGACCCCGATTCCCGCCAACGACATGTGGATCGCGGCCCAGGCGATGGAGCACGGGGCGGAGCTCCTCACCTCCGACCGCCATTTCGAGCAGGTCGGAGGGCTGGCTTGCACGATCTGCCAATGAAGTTCACGGTCAACAAGTCCCTGATCTGGGAGTACGACTTCACGGAAGCCGACTACGAAACGGAGGCGTTCCGCCGGTTCTACGTCGGCCGGGTCCTCACCCGGGGAAGCGACGCCGACCTGAAGGGGATCGGGCTGGAAGGATCCGGCAGGTGACGATGAAAGCGCGGCCTCGCGCGCGGTTGACCTTCGGGCGACAGGTCTGTAGACTGGTCTATATACTGGTCTGCAGGAGGGCGCGGTGAAGAGAGTCGGAGCATACGAGGCGAAAACGCACCTGCCCGCGCTGTTGAAGGAGGTCGCGGAGGGGAAGCGGATCTCCATCACGCGGAAGGGCGTCCCCGTGGCGATGCTCGTCCCCGCGTCCGCCGCCGACAGGACGGCGGTCCGGGAAACGATCCGGAAGCTCAAGGAGTTCCGCCGCGGCATCCGGCTGGGAGGGATCCCCGTCCGGGAGATGATCGAGGAGGGCCGCCGCCGGTGAGCGGGTTCGTCCTGGACTGCTCGGTCGCGATGGGATGGTGTTTCGAGGACGAGGCGGGCCCCTATCCGGATGCGGTCCTCGACGATCTCGCCGGCACCGGCGCCGTGGTCCCTTCGGTCTGGCCGCTGGAGGTGGCCAACGTCCTGGTGACGGCGGAACGCCGGAAGAGGATCTCGAAGGCGCAGTCCCGCCGGTTCCTGGAGCTGCTTCGGGATTTGCCGATCTCCGTCGACGACGCGTCCGTCGCAAGGGCCTGGGACGGCGCCCTTTCGCTGGCCCGCGAACACGACCTGTCGGCCTACGACGCGGCCTACCTGGAGCTGGCCATGCGGGAAGGACTTCCGATCGCCACC
The Deltaproteobacteria bacterium GWC2_65_14 DNA segment above includes these coding regions:
- a CDS encoding prevent-host-death protein, with product MKRVGAYEAKTHLPALLKEVAEGKRISITRKGVPVAMLVPASAADRTAVRETIRKLKEFRRGIRLGGIPVREMIEEGRRR
- a CDS encoding twitching motility protein PilT, with product MKLLIDTNVYALYRMEHAPTVARIAASDSVLVSPVVLGEILFGFRNGTRFDHNMSLLARFLEHEAVEVVPMGDLTADRYSRIALQLRRQGTPIPANDMWIAAQAMEHGAELLTSDRHFEQVGGLACTICQ
- a CDS encoding DNA-binding protein, encoding MSGFVLDCSVAMGWCFEDEAGPYPDAVLDDLAGTGAVVPSVWPLEVANVLVTAERRKRISKAQSRRFLELLRDLPISVDDASVARAWDGALSLAREHDLSAYDAAYLELAMREGLPIATRDDLLRKAARRCGVPVK